The Candidatus Latescibacterota bacterium genomic sequence GTCCATACTCTTGAGAGCGGTCACTAGCTTGTCGGTGATGGCCTGATCGGTCTGGGCACAAGCTGCCATAGGCCATTCGGGATACAACCTGGTGGAATGCACGAACGGGAAATCACCCTCGACCTGGTTGATGATGCGGAAGTCAGCCATATTGATCGTACCCTCGTCGGCCATGCGCTCCATGGTGTCACTTCGTACACTACCCACTTCGCAGACCCCGTTCAACACCGCCAGCACAACGTTGTCATGCTTGCTGCCCATCATAAATTCCGCGCAATCGGTTTCCGGATTGATGCCGTTGTCCATGAGTAGACGCCAGGCCATCTGGGCTCCACCGAAGGACGATTTCTTGACGACCATGAACTTCTTGCCACTAATGTCCGCCAGGTTCTGGATAGGACTGTCCGCCTTCACCAAGATGACCCCGCCGAATTCACTCAGGGCATTTCCCTTGCGGGAGTTGATGAGGGTGGCCACGGCCTTGACGCCCATTTTCTTTTCCAGCCCCACGTAGAAGGCGCTGTTGGCCAGGACAAAGTCCACCTTGCCGCCGGCAACGGCAGGTTCAATGGCCTCAAATTTCAGGGGCACGATCTTGACTTTGTCGCCGATCTGTTCGGTCAGATATGCGCCCATGGCTCCCCACTTCTGCATACATTTCGGAGCGCCGCGCTTGGCCAGAATGCCAACCTTGACTTCCGCCAAAGCTCCCTGGGGCAGGTTCACGGCCACGAAGACCATCAAAACCAGGAAGATCATAATTTTCTTCATTTTTTCTCTCCTAAGTGCAAAAACTTGG encodes the following:
- a CDS encoding phosphate/phosphite/phosphonate ABC transporter substrate-binding protein codes for the protein MKKIMIFLVLMVFVAVNLPQGALAEVKVGILAKRGAPKCMQKWGAMGAYLTEQIGDKVKIVPLKFEAIEPAVAGGKVDFVLANSAFYVGLEKKMGVKAVATLINSRKGNALSEFGGVILVKADSPIQNLADISGKKFMVVKKSSFGGAQMAWRLLMDNGINPETDCAEFMMGSKHDNVVLAVLNGVCEVGSVRSDTMERMADEGTINMADFRIINQVEGDFPFVHSTRLYPEWPMAACAQTDQAITDKLVTALKSMD